A window of Microcystis aeruginosa FD4 contains these coding sequences:
- a CDS encoding response regulator transcription factor — MDIAGSVQILTERSEQLLYQYSLSHTPNTLPEPLQKWFKHQIARLLAKDDQAFSCSPLRLEQEGRQLIIFLIPTLIGEQFLLLLEEQELPCFSIAALELLGLTKREAEVLFWIARDKSNAAIAKVIGCSEGTVRKHLEHIHGKLGVQTRTAAVIVALEKLGLLKGQIAAISS, encoded by the coding sequence ATGGATATAGCTGGAAGCGTGCAAATACTTACGGAACGATCTGAACAATTGCTGTACCAGTATTCCCTCTCTCATACCCCGAATACCTTACCAGAACCCTTGCAAAAGTGGTTTAAACATCAGATTGCCCGACTCCTGGCCAAGGATGACCAAGCCTTTTCCTGCTCACCCTTACGCCTAGAACAAGAGGGACGACAGTTAATCATTTTTCTGATTCCCACTCTGATCGGAGAACAGTTTCTCCTACTCTTAGAAGAACAAGAACTGCCCTGTTTTTCGATTGCGGCCTTAGAATTGTTGGGACTGACTAAAAGGGAAGCAGAAGTGCTATTTTGGATTGCCCGAGATAAAAGTAATGCCGCCATAGCAAAAGTGATCGGATGTAGCGAAGGAACCGTGCGAAAACATCTAGAACATATTCACGGGAAACTAGGGGTACAAACTCGGACGGCAGCGGTTATAGTTGCCCTCGAAAAGTTGGGGCTACTGAAAGGGCAGATTGCAGCGATATCTTCATAA
- a CDS encoding DNA cytosine methyltransferase, which yields MNLLKDKQKIRFIDLFCGLGGFRVAIEQVCRQKNLEYDCVFSCDIDKDAQAIYHTNFGDQPQGDITEIAALDIANHDILMAGFPCQPFSICGDLKGFEDTRGTLFFEIARILKAKQPAAFILENVKQLQVHQQGKTLQVILDTLQNLDYYTDYRVLNALNFGLPQKRERIFIVGFREARDFIWPKPALSRTSLTEILEENVSDFYYASERIQKSRLLKREGKKPYSEPTIWHENKGGNVSAYPYSCALRAGASYNYLLVDGQRRLTAREMLRLQGFPDDYQIVGSYQTMRKLTGNSVAISCVAAVVNSVIESLLDVEQASTNSFSFNRTTQLSLFSTQEF from the coding sequence ATGAATTTACTTAAAGATAAGCAGAAAATTCGTTTTATTGACCTCTTTTGTGGTTTAGGAGGGTTTCGAGTCGCAATTGAACAAGTTTGTCGCCAAAAAAACTTAGAATATGATTGTGTCTTTTCCTGTGATATAGATAAAGATGCTCAGGCAATTTATCACACTAATTTTGGCGACCAACCCCAGGGAGATATTACCGAAATTGCTGCCCTAGATATTGCTAATCACGATATTTTAATGGCAGGTTTTCCCTGTCAACCCTTTAGTATTTGTGGTGATTTAAAGGGATTTGAAGATACCAGAGGCACGCTATTTTTTGAGATTGCCCGTATTTTAAAAGCCAAACAACCCGCAGCATTTATTCTAGAAAATGTCAAGCAATTGCAGGTACATCAACAGGGAAAAACCTTGCAAGTTATTCTCGATACTCTGCAAAATTTAGATTACTATACCGATTATCGGGTTTTGAATGCGCTTAATTTTGGTTTACCGCAAAAACGGGAACGTATTTTTATCGTTGGTTTCCGAGAAGCGAGAGATTTTATCTGGCCAAAACCAGCTTTATCTAGAACAAGTTTAACGGAAATATTAGAGGAAAATGTCTCGGATTTTTATTATGCCTCCGAAAGAATTCAAAAAAGTCGCCTTCTGAAAAGAGAGGGAAAAAAACCTTATAGTGAACCGACTATCTGGCACGAAAATAAAGGAGGTAATGTCAGTGCTTATCCCTATTCCTGTGCCTTGCGAGCGGGAGCATCCTATAATTATTTATTAGTGGATGGTCAAAGACGCTTAACAGCAAGGGAAATGCTACGTTTACAAGGTTTTCCCGATGATTATCAAATTGTCGGCAGTTATCAAACTATGCGAAAATTAACGGGTAATAGTGTAGCGATTTCCTGTGTGGCTGCTGTGGTTAATTCTGTGATCGAGTCTTTGTTAGATGTTGAGCAAGCATCAACTAATTCATTCTCGTTCAATCGAACAACTCAATTAAGTTTATTTTCGACTCAGGAGTTTTAG
- a CDS encoding HaeII family restriction endonuclease, producing MANIQDAKMRLDSIIAKARIDLYKPIQIAEVLRKSRSEKNIKILDLKTYQNQSIRWRDEVILNGSIEPVM from the coding sequence ATGGCAAATATTCAAGACGCTAAAATGAGACTTGATAGCATTATTGCTAAAGCTAGAATTGACTTGTATAAGCCAATTCAAATTGCCGAAGTTCTCAGAAAATCTCGGTCAGAAAAAAATATCAAAATTTTAGATTTAAAGACTTATCAAAATCAATCTATTCGTTGGCGAGATGAAGTAATACTAAATGGCTCTATCGAACCTGTCATGTAA
- a CDS encoding HaeII family restriction endonuclease, whose protein sequence is MLNKVSTSSARYQHDLWSTTAMSPELLEILDRENKRTGRGVERYIYLKFSERQATVSSLIAYIDSQNEKSFDLKYLLDEFSAKAGIRRSIDKAYEIIADSLFETIVVSLEAEITISIPLIKQDLWFFCTCYAITNTGLDE, encoded by the coding sequence TTGCTTAATAAAGTTTCTACATCTTCTGCTAGATATCAACATGATCTATGGAGTACCACAGCAATGTCTCCTGAGTTACTGGAAATTCTTGATAGAGAAAATAAGCGAACAGGGAGAGGTGTAGAACGTTATATTTATTTAAAATTTAGTGAAAGACAAGCTACTGTATCAAGTTTGATTGCCTATATAGACAGTCAAAATGAGAAAAGTTTTGATTTAAAATATTTATTAGATGAGTTTAGTGCTAAAGCAGGAATCCGCAGAAGTATAGACAAAGCATACGAGATTATAGCTGATAGTTTATTTGAAACCATTGTAGTATCTCTGGAGGCAGAGATCACAATCTCTATACCTTTAATAAAACAAGATTTATGGTTCTTCTGTACTTGTTATGCAATCACAAATACCGGACTTGACGAATAA
- a CDS encoding HhoA/HhoB/HtrA family serine endopeptidase — translation MTHNIFNDNISPINEGNPKRSKSSVMKKLFAYSSLMVLGAGLGIGATYAYSQNPLELAQNIATAANNPRPSTPAAAAPSSLVIPTNFVASVVQEVGPAVVRINASREVNGGGDFSEFANDPVFRRFFGSQIPEGGEKQVQRGTGSGFIISNDGKIITNAHVVEGADKVTVTLKDGRTIDGKVLGSDPLTDVAVVQVETSNLPTVKLGNSDSLQVGEWAIAIGNPLGLDNTVTTGIISAKERNSSQIGASDKLVDFLQTDAAINPGNSGGPLLNARGEVIGVNTAIIQNAQGLGFAIPIKTAQRIAEQLIATGKVEHPYLGVQMVQLTSEVKEQLADSPMADNWTIPDDSGVLLVRVMRDSPAAAAGLRSGDVLKSVGGKNVTDPDAVQKIVANTQIGDNLPIEISRQGQKINLNIQVGSLNTANRS, via the coding sequence ATGACTCACAATATTTTTAACGATAATATTTCCCCGATCAACGAAGGTAATCCCAAACGCTCCAAATCTTCTGTGATGAAAAAACTTTTTGCCTATTCCTCCTTAATGGTTTTGGGTGCTGGGTTAGGCATCGGTGCCACCTACGCCTACAGCCAAAATCCTCTAGAATTAGCCCAAAATATTGCCACCGCTGCCAATAATCCTCGCCCCTCCACACCAGCGGCTGCCGCTCCCTCGTCTCTGGTTATTCCTACCAATTTTGTCGCTTCTGTGGTGCAAGAAGTGGGGCCGGCGGTGGTAAGAATTAATGCTTCTAGGGAAGTCAATGGAGGCGGTGATTTTTCTGAATTTGCTAACGATCCTGTTTTCCGTCGCTTCTTTGGTTCTCAAATACCAGAGGGAGGAGAAAAACAAGTTCAAAGAGGTACAGGTTCGGGGTTTATTATCAGTAATGACGGTAAAATTATCACCAATGCTCACGTTGTCGAGGGAGCAGATAAGGTGACTGTCACCCTCAAAGATGGTCGCACTATCGATGGTAAAGTTTTAGGTAGTGATCCTTTAACTGATGTGGCAGTGGTACAGGTAGAAACGAGCAATTTACCCACGGTTAAATTAGGTAATTCTGATAGTTTACAGGTGGGAGAATGGGCGATCGCTATTGGTAATCCTTTGGGATTAGATAACACTGTCACCACGGGAATTATTAGTGCCAAGGAACGCAATAGCTCCCAAATTGGCGCTAGTGATAAACTGGTAGATTTCCTGCAAACCGATGCGGCAATTAACCCCGGAAATTCCGGCGGACCTTTGTTAAATGCTCGGGGAGAAGTCATCGGAGTTAACACTGCTATCATTCAAAATGCCCAGGGTTTAGGTTTTGCTATTCCGATTAAGACTGCCCAAAGAATCGCCGAACAATTAATCGCTACGGGTAAGGTGGAACATCCCTATCTCGGTGTTCAAATGGTACAGTTAACTTCGGAGGTAAAAGAACAATTAGCCGATAGTCCCATGGCTGATAATTGGACTATCCCCGATGATTCTGGTGTCTTGTTAGTGCGGGTGATGAGAGATTCTCCTGCCGCAGCAGCGGGATTGCGATCGGGTGATGTGTTAAAGTCTGTAGGTGGTAAGAATGTCACCGATCCCGATGCGGTTCAGAAAATTGTTGCTAATACTCAAATCGGCGATAATTTGCCCATAGAAATTAGCCGGCAAGGACAAAAAATTAATCTGAATATTCAAGTGGGTAGCTTGAATACTGCTAACAGATCCTAG
- a CDS encoding RNA-guided endonuclease InsQ/TnpB family protein, which produces MEKAYSFRFYPTPEQESLLRRTLGCVRLVYNKALHLRTQAWYEKQERVGYTETSSMLTDWKKQEELDFLNEVSCGPLPQGLRHLQTAFTNFFAGRTKYPNFKKKHQGGSAEFTKSAFKFKDKQIYLAKCTEPLPIRWSRQIPESCEPSTVTVRLHPSGRWHISIRFDDPTIKPLPPTDKAIGIDLGISSLVITSDGDKVSNPKHFKKHYQRLRRASKSLSRKQKGSKNREKARIKVAKIHAQITDSRKDHLHKLTTQLVRENQTIVVENLAVKNLVKNPKLSQAISDVSWGEITRQLAYKCRWYGKNYLEIDRWFPSSKRCSNCGHIAEKMPLNIREWDCPDCGTHHDRDINASKNILAAGLAVSVCRATIRPEQSKTGAAGAKNPSGQKQKPKS; this is translated from the coding sequence ATGGAAAAAGCCTATTCGTTTCGATTTTACCCCACACCCGAACAAGAGTCGCTATTGCGGCGCACTTTGGGCTGTGTAAGATTGGTTTACAATAAAGCTCTCCATCTCAGAACACAAGCATGGTACGAAAAGCAAGAAAGAGTAGGATATACTGAAACGTCTTCAATGCTAACTGATTGGAAAAAGCAAGAAGAATTAGACTTTTTAAACGAAGTTAGTTGTGGACCTTTACCACAAGGGTTAAGACACCTACAAACAGCTTTTACTAACTTCTTTGCTGGTCGTACTAAGTATCCTAACTTTAAGAAAAAACATCAGGGAGGAAGTGCCGAATTTACTAAGTCAGCTTTTAAATTTAAAGACAAACAAATTTATTTAGCCAAATGCACAGAACCTTTACCTATTCGATGGTCAAGACAAATCCCAGAAAGCTGTGAACCAAGTACAGTAACAGTCAGATTGCATCCCTCTGGGCGTTGGCATATCTCAATAAGATTTGATGACCCAACAATTAAACCCTTACCCCCAACCGATAAAGCCATCGGAATTGACTTAGGAATTAGTAGCCTAGTAATTACCAGCGATGGTGACAAAGTATCTAATCCTAAGCATTTTAAAAAGCATTATCAGAGACTGCGAAGAGCATCGAAAAGCCTTTCTCGAAAACAGAAAGGCTCAAAAAATCGAGAAAAAGCGAGAATCAAAGTAGCCAAAATTCACGCTCAAATCACCGATAGTAGAAAAGACCATTTACACAAGCTAACCACTCAATTAGTTCGTGAAAACCAAACGATTGTGGTTGAGAATTTAGCCGTCAAGAATCTGGTCAAAAACCCGAAATTATCTCAGGCAATATCTGATGTAAGCTGGGGAGAAATCACCCGACAATTAGCCTATAAATGCCGTTGGTACGGGAAAAATTACCTCGAAATAGATAGATGGTTTCCTAGTTCTAAGCGGTGTAGTAATTGCGGGCATATTGCTGAGAAAATGCCGTTAAATATTCGAGAATGGGATTGTCCAGACTGCGGGACTCACCATGACCGAGATATTAACGCTAGTAAAAACATTTTGGCCGCAGGACTTGCGGTGTCAGTCTGTAGAGCGACCATAAGACCAGAACAGAGTAAAACTGGGGCGGCAGGTGCGAAAAATCCTTCGGGACAGAAGCAGAAACCCAAATCGTGA
- a CDS encoding type II toxin-antitoxin system Phd/YefM family antitoxin, giving the protein MSNLRSMTKILSTAEVKARLSESIDLALQEGYVVITRYGKPVAALVSYEDIRQLQRLRSARQRGGLANLSENWEDSEELAEELHNILDERT; this is encoded by the coding sequence ATGTCCAACTTAAGATCAATGACAAAAATCCTCTCGACAGCCGAAGTGAAAGCGCGTCTTTCCGAATCGATCGATCTTGCTCTCCAAGAGGGCTACGTTGTCATCACCCGCTACGGCAAACCCGTGGCTGCCCTAGTGAGTTACGAAGATATCCGACAATTGCAACGACTGAGAAGCGCTCGTCAGAGGGGAGGGTTAGCGAATTTAAGCGAAAATTGGGAAGATTCAGAAGAATTAGCCGAAGAACTGCATAATATCTTGGACGAGAGAACCTGA
- a CDS encoding type II toxin-antitoxin system VapC family toxin — protein MAYLFDTDAISEMLRKRPLLDYLQWLRSLDRENQYTSSITIAELYKGAFRSPKRNHFLEKIETRIIPEFTILPFDRLTAKIYGEIQAQLEQQGNILAHADLQIASTAIQSNLELVTGNIQHFARVEALRINYTLVHARASSENVQS, from the coding sequence ATGGCTTATCTCTTTGATACCGATGCTATTTCAGAGATGTTACGCAAGCGCCCGCTACTGGACTATCTGCAATGGTTACGATCGCTCGATCGAGAAAATCAATATACTAGCAGTATCACGATCGCCGAACTATATAAAGGTGCGTTCCGTTCCCCCAAGCGCAATCATTTTCTGGAAAAAATCGAAACGAGAATTATCCCCGAATTCACGATCCTGCCATTTGATCGCTTGACAGCGAAAATTTACGGAGAAATTCAAGCGCAACTAGAACAACAGGGAAATATTCTCGCCCATGCCGATTTACAGATCGCATCCACGGCGATTCAATCTAATCTAGAACTGGTTACGGGTAATATTCAACATTTCGCCCGTGTAGAAGCTTTACGGATTAATTACACTCTCGTCCACGCCAGGGCATCTTCAGAAAATGTTCAGAGTTGA